In the genome of Deferribacterota bacterium, the window TTCTTAAGTCTTTCTAGGGTGTTACTTTCCCTCATAGTTTTATTAATGTGTAATTTTGTTTGCTGCATTGCATTATTTAATGCAAAATTTACTATATCATTATTACTTTTTTTAATATTTATTTTTGTTGCACCAAGCTCTTTGCAAGCATTTACAATGAGGTCTTCATTGATATTTATATCCTCTGGATAGTAGACAATGTTTTTAGGAAACTGCATTGTTGATTTGTAAAAGTGAAGTATAATCTGCTCGCAGGTTTCACTCTCTATTGAATTCTCAAAAAAATCCGTCTCAACACCTATAATTTTGCCACTTCTTACAAAAACCTTTGTTAGGCCTTTTACACCTTTAATTTCATGGAATATAAAAGCATCAATTGATTCACTTTTATTCTCGTTAATTACAATTTGATTCTCAAAAAGCTTATCTAATGTCTTTAATTTATCTCTTATTTCAGCTGCTTCCTCAAAACGCAGATCAGCAGCGTAAATATTGAGCTGTTTTTTTAGCTCTCTTATAACACTGTCTACGTGTCCATTAAAAAATCTTTTAATTGCATCAACAATTTTTAAATAGTCTTTATGTGAAATTTTCTCTTCGCATGGACCACTGCATCTTTTGATTTGATAGTTTATGCATACCTTGTTTTTATTAAATTTATTATTACTGCAATTCCTTAGTGGAAATATTCTTCTAAGATCGACGAGGAGCGCTTTAATTGAGCCTGCGTTAACAAATGGGCCATAATAGACGGCTTTTTTATCGCTTGTATTTCTTGTGTATTCAATTTTTGGATATTTATCAGCTGTAATCTTTATGTAGGGATAGCTTTTGGAGTCCTTTAATACCACATTATATTTTGGTTTTTCTGTTTTTATAATGTTTGCTTCAAGTAAAAAAGCTTCTAATTCTGTAGTTGTTACAATATGTTTTATATTAGCAGAGCATTCTAATAGCCTTGCTTGTTTTATAGTTCTATTTTTGCCATTAACAAAGTAGGATTTTATCCTTTTTTTTAAGGATTTTGCTTTACCTACATATAGTATCTCCTCATTTTTACCAATAAACATATATACCCCAGGTGAATCTGGAAAGGTATTTATATCAACTTTGAGCATATAAGTTAATATAATTTTATTTAATTTATTGGCAATAAACTAATGAGGTGTTTAGTTGGCTTCAGGGATAAGGGGTACGTAAGCTGGAGAAGGTTCTCTTGGTTTTTTAAGGTGTGGTTTAGCTATATATGGTGGTGGGGGCTCAGGGGGTTCTTCTGGTTTAGGTTCCTCTATAACTGGTTTGAACTCCTCTCTTGGTTTAAGGGGCTCTTTAGGTTCTTTTATATTATGTTCACTAGGTGGCAAAATAGGGGCAGGATGGGGTTCTTTAATTTTTGGTGGGTTTGGCTCCTCTTGCCTATAATAATTTGAATAAGGACGCACAGAAGGCTTAGGTTCTTTAATTTTTGGCTCTGCCTCACTAGCGTTTAAACAACATGTTAGTATTGTGATTAAATAAATAATTAAAAATATGCTTTGTTTAACAATTTTTACTTTCATTATTAAAAAAAATATATATTATATATAACAAAATGGGAGCCTTAGATCAAGTAAAGAGAGAGAAAATAATTGATGTTTTAGAGAAAGCTGATAAAGAAAAGCTGTCATCCTTTTCCTTTAAAATATTACTGGGGCAACTGCGTGTAAAGCTTGAGATATCTAAGTCAAAGGAAGATGTTGTAGATGAATGTGTCCAAAAATTAAATGAATACGTTGATAAATATGGCAGCCTGAAAAGTGTAAAAGATGATATTTACAATTTATTTAATATAAGAATATGAACATCTAGTAATTTATTAACATATCTAATAGCTAATATTAAGTAGGCAATGACAGTTACCAATGGCAGGTCTATATATACATATACCTTTCTGTAGAAAAAAATGTCCCTATTGCGATTTTATCTCTTTTTCTAAATACAATGAAAATATTATTAACACTTATCTATCAAGACTTCTATTAGAGATAGATTATAGGCTTGATAATGATTTTATTGATACAATATATATTGGCGGTGGAACTCCATCAGTTATACCACTTAAAATTTTTCAAAATTTCTTAGCTAATCTTCAAAAAAAAATAGGTAACAATATTGTGGAGTTTACAGCCGAAGTAAACCCAGAATCTTTTAGTAAGGAACTATTATTTTTATTAATTGATTATGGGGTTAATAGGATAAGTATGGGGGTACAAAGCTTTGAAGATGATGTATTAATTTTTTTAGGGAGATTGCATAGCTCAAGGATAGCAAAAAAAAATATAGAGCTAATAGATAAATTTTTTGGACTAAATAGGCTAAATATTGATTTAATGTATAATATACCCCTAGTTCCTCCTGGTAAAATTTTTTCTACTTTTAAATTAACTGCTATGTATAATATCCCTCATATCTCTGCTTATAGCTATAGTGTTAATAATAATTATTTAGATTATTTTAGTGATTCTTTCAGTGAACAAATGAATAATATTATAGCACTCTTGGTTAAAAATAATTATGAGCAATATGAGATTTCAAATTTCTGTAAAAATAGCGCAATTAGCGTACACAATATAAAGTATTGGCTAATGGATGATTATATTGGGGTCGGGGTAGGAGCCCACTCAATGATAAATTGTGATGGAAAACGCATTAGAATAGCGAACACTGGCAATCTTTATAAATATATGGAGGATCCTATTAATAATAAATCAATAGATGTTATAAAGGGTAGTGAAATGTTGAAGGAGGATATAATTTTTGGACTTAGATATTTGAGGGGTTTAAACATAGAGCACTATAGTAAGCAGTCAACATTTAAACCTATATTGTGTAAAATCATGAATTTGGTAAAAGAAGGCTATATAAATTATAATAAAAATAATATTAAATTAAGTTACAAAGGAATACTCTATAATAATTATTGTTCTTATAAATTGTGGGAATAATTTATATTAAAATATTAACCCACCCGAAGAATTATCATTTTTCATATTGCTTGGGTCTATGTTAGGCATGCTACTTGATATTCTAATATTGCTTTTTTCCTCTAGATATTTGTTTTTTAGATCTTCTGGTATGCGTCTATATTCATAGAGTATTTTATCCATATCGATCTCGCCACCAATCTCATCTTCATAGGGGAAGCCAAAGGGAAGTATTGCTATCTGCAAGTTTGAAGGTGATCCTGCATTTGGTATGGCTTGTACTAATGCTATATCTTTTAGTTTACCTTCTTCTTCATCAAATATACCTAATACTGTATCCCCGCTTATTAGTTTAACAAGTTTTACATTGTCTGTCATAATAATCTAACCTCCTATATTTTCTTTTAAAAAATATGTTCTGCCTTCATAGTTGACAACATATAATTCTTCATTAAGGATAAGATTTCTTATAATTTTTTCAATCATCTTTTTCTCTACATTAAAATTAGATAATATTTCATCAATAGTTATTGGCCTTAGGGTGGCAGTAT includes:
- the hemW gene encoding radical SAM family heme chaperone HemW, whose protein sequence is MAGLYIHIPFCRKKCPYCDFISFSKYNENIINTYLSRLLLEIDYRLDNDFIDTIYIGGGTPSVIPLKIFQNFLANLQKKIGNNIVEFTAEVNPESFSKELLFLLIDYGVNRISMGVQSFEDDVLIFLGRLHSSRIAKKNIELIDKFFGLNRLNIDLMYNIPLVPPGKIFSTFKLTAMYNIPHISAYSYSVNNNYLDYFSDSFSEQMNNIIALLVKNNYEQYEISNFCKNSAISVHNIKYWLMDDYIGVGVGAHSMINCDGKRIRIANTGNLYKYMEDPINNKSIDVIKGSEMLKEDIIFGLRYLRGLNIEHYSKQSTFKPILCKIMNLVKEGYINYNKNNIKLSYKGILYNNYCSYKLWE
- the uvrC gene encoding excinuclease ABC subunit UvrC, producing the protein MLKVDINTFPDSPGVYMFIGKNEEILYVGKAKSLKKRIKSYFVNGKNRTIKQARLLECSANIKHIVTTTELEAFLLEANIIKTEKPKYNVVLKDSKSYPYIKITADKYPKIEYTRNTSDKKAVYYGPFVNAGSIKALLVDLRRIFPLRNCSNNKFNKNKVCINYQIKRCSGPCEEKISHKDYLKIVDAIKRFFNGHVDSVIRELKKQLNIYAADLRFEEAAEIRDKLKTLDKLFENQIVINENKSESIDAFIFHEIKGVKGLTKVFVRSGKIIGVETDFFENSIESETCEQIILHFYKSTMQFPKNIVYYPEDININEDLIVNACKELGATKINIKKSNNDIVNFALNNAMQQTKLHINKTMRESNTLERLKKYIQINNTPSKFECIDISHISGSFTVGVSISYKDNRFNKNQYRRYRIKTAENNDTKSIYELITRKAKNIQKKLEEKADVYIIDGGKAQLNAAYKAFKDSGLNNINIIAISKGKKRKKPPPSDVHDEIFVYGRKNSLPLKKDDPLLLFIQSLRDEAHRFAIKYSRSLILRNIDNSPLKNIEGIGPIRAKNILEKFPDIYINKNISKEKLMNECRLPASIAEKLVNFINNN